The following proteins are co-located in the Megalops cyprinoides isolate fMegCyp1 chromosome 15, fMegCyp1.pri, whole genome shotgun sequence genome:
- the tmem254 gene encoding transmembrane protein 254 — MARSDGCAYFRRASLFWIVTITLSMGYYTWVVFWPDQLPYERLGPLGSLSKYLVGNHYPIMYYGWWLAWTVHLAEALYSLKVCSNKGVDSVTARGLWFLQTFLFGYASLNLLLRYRPDPRPKRH, encoded by the exons ATGGCGAGAAGTGACGGGTGTGCGTATTTCAGAAGAGCCAGTCTCTTTTGGATAGTAACAATCACCCTCTCTATGGGATATTATACG TGGGTAGTGTTTTGGCCAGATCAGCTCCCCTATGAAAGACTGGGTCCACTGGGGTCCTTGTCCAAATACCTTGTGGGGAATCACTACCCTATCATGTACTATGG CTGGTGGTTGGCCTGGACAGTTCACCTGGCTGAAGCACTTTACAGCCTGAAGGTCTGCAG CAACAAGGGGGTGGACAGTGTGACAGCTCGTGGCCTGTGGTTCCTCCAAACCTTCCTGTTTGGCTACGCCTCTCTCAACCTGCTGCTAAGATACAGGCCCGACCCGCGACCCAAACGCCACTGA
- the sh2d4ba gene encoding SH2 domain-containing protein 4B yields MMQQILRDMYIDPDLLAELNEEQKQILFYKIRQEQVRRWTEWDSQGSGSPGQPQGGGRKGVRWLLGCDGDVWVWVMGEAPGDTPYEQIVTELMEEKARRQAQQEAQELWRAKEAEIQRKFREAMAKEKARFVAGKWREETEDRKAAKLEEDRIQEELKKREEEERQRGEEEIRRTEERRAKELYISLTQEEKRDETEDREWQEQLRRSKRADEEMRRKARRARDEYRRHSLRAIERGRVAGLSGLFQRAEANGSGQNRRHSAVIEPSYAAQPSSTRERPMGLQPAAPPLYRRRQQSRRHSTALPHTDSPAWVRPPRPSTRESILLWFREEQTPKRAVYERNSTDVAPWFHGIISRQESEALLWNAAEGSFLVRVSELIWGYTLSYRSASGFKHFLIDASGDNYSFLGVDQSRHAMLADLIDFHKEEVITTSGGELLQEACRKRGSSTDYGGLLP; encoded by the exons ATGATGCAGCAGATCCTCCGGGACATGTACATCGATCCAGACCTGCTGGCCGAGCTCAACGAGGAGCAGAAGCAAATCCTGTTCTACAAGATCCGGCAGGAGCAGGTGCGGCGCTGGACCGAGTGGGACAGCCAGGGCAGCGGCTCACCGGGTCAGCCGCAGGGAG GTGGCAGAAAGGGGGTGCGGTGGCTGCTGGGCTGTGACGGGGacgtgtgggtgtgggtgatgGGCGAGGCCCCTGGAGACACGCCCTACGAGCAGATTGTGACGGAGCTGATGGAAGAGAAAGCCAGGCGGCAGGCCCAACAAGAGGCCCAGGAGCTGTG GAGAGCAAAGGAGGCGGAGATTCAGCGAAAGTTCCGGGAAGCGATGGCCAAAGAGAAGGCTCGCTTTGTGGCAGGGAAATggagggaggagacagaggacaggaaggcagCCAAACTGGAGGAGGACCGCATCCAAGAGGAGCTCAAG aaacgagaggaggaggagaggcagagaggggaggaggagatcCGGCgtacagaggagaggagagcaaagGAGCTGTACATTTCTCTGacacaggaggagaagagagacgAGACGGAGGACAGGGAGTGGCAGGAGCAgc TGCGTCGCTCCAAAAGGGCCGATGAGGAGATGAGGCGCAAGGCTCGCCGGGCGCGGGACGAGTACAGACGCCACTCGCTGCGTGCCATCGAGAGGGGCCGGGTGGCGGGGCTCAGCGGCCTGTTCCAGAGGGCCGAGGCGAACGGGTCGGGCCAGAACCGCAGACACAGCGCCGTGATTGAGCCCTCGTACGCGGCCCAGCCCTCCAGCACCAGGGAGCGCCCAATGGGCCTGCAGCCCGCCGCCCCACCCCTTTACCGCCGCAGACAACAGAGCCGCAGGCACAGCACTGCACTACCCCACACGGACAG tccAGCCTGGGTGAGGCCCCCTCGGCCCAGCACTCGGGAGTCCATTCTGCTGTGGttcagagaggagcagacacCGAAACGAGCCGTGTACGAGCGGAACAGCACAGACGTTGCCCCCTGGTTCCACG gCATCATCTCACGTCAGGAATCAGAGGCCCTGTTGTGGAATGCTGCAGAGGGCAGTTTTTTGGTCAGGGTGAGTGAGCTGATTTGGGGTTATACCCTGTCCTACCGCTCAGCCAGTGGCTTCAAACACTTCCTCATCGACGCCTCTGGGGACAACTACAGCTTCTTAGGTGTGGACCAGAGCCGCCACGCAATGCTGGCCGATCTCATTGACTTCCACAAG gaggAGGTGATCACTACATCAGGGGGAGAGCTCCTGCAGGAAGCATGCAGAAAGAGGGGCTCCTCTACAGATTATGGGGGTCTGTTGCCATGA
- the tspan14 gene encoding tetraspanin-14 — MHYYRYETAEVSCCFKYLMFSYNIIFWLAGAAFIAIGFWAWSEKGVLLDLTQVTRLHGFDPVWLVLAVGGVTFILGFAGCVGALRENICLLKFFSGVIGFIFFLELTAAVLAFVFQEPLKEWISEFFLANVKAYREDIDLQNLIDSLQRLNHCCGANTPSDWDLNVYFNCSQQNPSRERCGVPFSCCLSDPADTVVNTQCGYDIRIKKGDWSDTIYTKGCIPALEEWLPRNIYIVAGVFIVISLLQMMGIFLARTLISDIEKVKFSYY, encoded by the exons ATGCATTATTACCGGTATGAGACTGCAGAGGTCAGCTGTTGTTTTAAGTACCTGATGTTCAGCTACAACATCATCTTCTGG CTAGCTGGAGCGGCATTCATTGCTATCGGGTTTTGGGCCTGGAGTGAGAAG GGTGTGCTGCTGGACCTGACTCAGGTCACGCGCCTGCATGGCTTCGACCCGGTTTGGTTGGTTCTGGCGGTGGGCGGCGTCACCTTCATCCTGGGATTTGCCGGCTGCGTGGGCGCGCTTAGGGAGAACATCTGCCTGCTCAAATTT TTCTCAGGTGTCATTGGCTTTATCTTCTTCCTGGAGCTGACGGCAGCCGTGCTCGCCTTCGTCTTCCAGGAGCCCCTGAAGGAGTGGATCAGCGAATTCTTCCTGGCCAATGTCAAAGCCTACAGGGAGGACATCGACCTGCAAAACCTCATTGACTCTCTGCAGAGGCTG AACCATTGCTGCGGAGCCAACACACCTAGTGACTGGGACCTGAACGTCTACTTCAACTGCTCCCAGCAGAACCCCAGCAGGGAGCGCTGTGGAGTGCCCTTCTCATGCTGCCTGAGTGACCCAGCA GACACGGTTGTGAACACGCAGTGTGGCTACGATATCAGAATTAAAAAG gGTGATTGGAGCGACACTATCTACACCAAAGGCTGTATCCCCGCCCTGGAGGAGTGGCTACCCCGCAACATTTACATTGTGGCTGGAGTCTTCATCGTTATCTCACTGCTGCAG ATGATGGGAATCTTCCTGGCACGTACACTGATCAGTGACATTGAGAAGGTCAAGTTCAGTTATTACTGA